The Motacilla alba alba isolate MOTALB_02 chromosome 3, Motacilla_alba_V1.0_pri, whole genome shotgun sequence DNA window CTTTTATGAAGAATAGCTGGAAggctccttttttctttcctagttTCATGCAATGTTTCTGCTAATTACTGTTGATTAGCAAACAGCTTGGCAATTAACCCTGACAGGTTAGCAATCAGTTTGATAGCACTGTATGCCATCCAAAAGGTAGGGGGAATTTATTGTTAATTTCAGACAATTAGCAATGGGCTGGCAAAGCTCACAACAGCCTAAAAGCCCAATTTTCCAGAACAGCTGAGATAAATTACTGAATCAATTAAAGCGCATCAGTGGATGTCTGCAAGCATACTTAAAGCTAGCAAACAAGCCACTGAAAATTAGCGGGAGGAGAAATACTAgcagggggttttggggtattGTTTGGTGATATTCATTTCGAGCTATTGGTGTTTATTCTGCTCTGCCATTCCCACTAGTTAAATATAGCTAAAAAGCTACTACTGAATAGGATTTAAAATGACTTTCCTTCCAAAATGGTTAACTTTTCTAAAAGGCAAAGAGGTTGTTATTGCTAATGCAATAATTGCAATATTGACAATTGGCGggcagcagcttttctcttttttcacatTCAGCTGTCCCTGTCATGTTGGACAGAACCTTATCTATGGGCTGGCTTTCCTAGGAGTGCCTGCACTGATCCTTCTGATTGTTGGCTATGCCCTGAACAACCAGACTTGGAGGCTTGTTATGGGCAAAAGCTCTCATTTTGAGAGGGAGACTTCATCAAACTGGTTGCTGAAGTGCAAACTGCTCTGCTTTGTCCTGTGCAGCATCACGGGGAGGGCACTGGTTGCTCCAGTCACATGGCTTGCCGTCACTCTGATAAATGGCTCATATTATATCTGTGCTGTGAGCGAGTACGTCCCTGTGCATTACTATGGAGCTGCTCCTAATGTTACCGCTAGTGAACGCAGTAGGATATTGGCTACAtttccctgcaggcagctggttCCTCCAGAGCTGACCCGGGCGAGAGATGAAGTGATTCTCCTCCTCCGGTACCAGTCACAAGTGAGTAACTCCTGTTGCCTGTAAACTTGGTGGTAAGAGGTGAAGCTaattcagcaggcagaaaaCAAGATGAGTGTCCTCTGTCTTGAGCGCCAAAACTCTGTGTGTTTTGAAgcatgttcttttcttttaagtggAACTGAACTTTAGGTATGTAAATTACTGTATCTGCTTGTCCTATTTGTTACCTGCTGCCTGAGGACATATTCTTCCTCATGTGATATCCTGAAGAGTAACCCCAAGTATGACAAATGGAAGTTCAAGAGCCAGGGAGGGTATGAAATGTCTTCattaaagcagaagaaatgtgaCTAAGAGGCCCAGGCTGTGAGAGCTTCATGTGAACCCATGTAAAATCCTGGAGTTTAGATCAGACTCGATTCTAAAACTTTGCATACTGAGTAGATAATAGGAGAAGCATTAAGTTGTCACTTCAGAGAAAACCTTTTTAAACAAGCTGTAAGCCAATTTAGTCTAGAATCTGCATGGCCTATCTTATAACAATAATAGCTGAGAAAGCAATATTCTTAAATGTGCACAACAGAACTATCTTGAACTTGAAAGGAACAAGTAATTTCACCACATGGCTGCCTCCAGTAGGCATGGACTGGGTTTGGTGGTAACAGATGCCTTCCAAGCTTATACCTTGTTAATGCTATTATTTAGGAAAAGCAAGTAAAGATAATCTTATGGATTTTTTGGTGCTCAAAAGTTACCATTGAGTATTTTCAGGTCTAacagttattttccttttttgttttcttttggtaaGGTGGCTGGCTGGCTTTTGATTGCTGTGGTAGTCATCACTGTGTTCCTTTCTTACTGCCTGGCCAGCTGTTTCTCCCCGCTCAGCTTTCTACACTTCAGATACTGGAACAGCTATGTCCACAATGAACAGGAGCTCTTCGATGAGGCGACAGAGCAGCACTCCAGGCTCTATGCCATGCAGAATGTAAGGAAGTTCTTTGGCTTTGTCCCAGGAAGTGAGAGTGTGAAGGAAATTCGTATCCCATCTCTCAGGGAGTGGCAGGCCATTTCTGGACTAGCCTTTCTGAAACGAGTGGATAAGGAGCACTATGACTACAGCCTTCTCCATGACTGGGCACTCAAGGAGCGTGCAAGTGGAAAGTATCTGAGGATTGATGAAGACCCTGGGATTATAACACAGCTCTGAAGATCCAAGACCCCATAATACtttgcagaaaagcag harbors:
- the CALHM4 gene encoding calcium homeostasis modulator protein 4 isoform X1; protein product: MTFLPKWLTFLKGKEVVIANAIIAILTIGGQQLFSFFTFSCPCHVGQNLIYGLAFLGVPALILLIVGYALNNQTWRLVMGKSSHFERETSSNWLLKCKLLCFVLCSITGRALVAPVTWLAVTLINGSYYICAVSEYVPVHYYGAAPNVTASERSRILATFPCRQLVPPELTRARDEVILLLRYQSQVAGWLLIAVVVITVFLSYCLASCFSPLSFLHFRYWNSYVHNEQELFDEATEQHSRLYAMQNVRKFFGFVPGSESVKEIRIPSLREWQAISGLAFLKRVDKEHYDYSLLHDWALKERASGKYLRIDEDPGIITQL
- the CALHM4 gene encoding calcium homeostasis modulator protein 4 isoform X2 — translated: MSTSGPWVPLQSITGRALVAPVTWLAVTLINGSYYICAVSEYVPVHYYGAAPNVTASERSRILATFPCRQLVPPELTRARDEVILLLRYQSQVAGWLLIAVVVITVFLSYCLASCFSPLSFLHFRYWNSYVHNEQELFDEATEQHSRLYAMQNVRKFFGFVPGSESVKEIRIPSLREWQAISGLAFLKRVDKEHYDYSLLHDWALKERASGKYLRIDEDPGIITQL
- the CALHM4 gene encoding calcium homeostasis modulator protein 4 isoform X3, with translation MSTSGPWVPLQRQLVPPELTRARDEVILLLRYQSQVAGWLLIAVVVITVFLSYCLASCFSPLSFLHFRYWNSYVHNEQELFDEATEQHSRLYAMQNVRKFFGFVPGSESVKEIRIPSLREWQAISGLAFLKRVDKEHYDYSLLHDWALKERASGKYLRIDEDPGIITQL